From Treponema sp. J25, a single genomic window includes:
- the purE gene encoding 5-(carboxyamino)imidazole ribonucleotide mutase: MGSDSDLAVMEQAAEVLKEFGVPYELTIVSAHRTPERMVEFAKNAHRRGIKVIIAGAGGAAHLPGMVASLTPLPVIGVPVKSSNSLDGWDSLLSIVQMPAGVPVATVAVNGAKNAGLLAVQILATADAPLQQAMIRYKENLRDGVLAKIDGQRFAKI, encoded by the coding sequence ATGGGGTCCGATTCGGACCTTGCTGTAATGGAGCAGGCCGCAGAGGTTCTTAAAGAATTTGGGGTCCCCTATGAGCTTACCATCGTTTCGGCCCATCGGACCCCAGAACGGATGGTGGAGTTTGCAAAAAACGCCCATCGACGGGGCATTAAGGTTATCATTGCCGGCGCCGGGGGGGCGGCCCACCTGCCCGGCATGGTGGCATCCCTCACGCCCCTTCCTGTCATTGGGGTGCCTGTAAAATCATCCAACTCCCTCGATGGCTGGGACAGCCTCCTTTCGATTGTACAGATGCCTGCCGGTGTGCCCGTCGCCACCGTGGCGGTAAATGGCGCAAAGAATGCGGGACTCCTGGCGGTCCAGATCCTTGCCACTGCCGATGCCCCCCTGCAACAGGCCATGATTCGCTATAAGGAGAATTTGCGCGACGGGGTGCTTGCCAAAATTGATGGGCAGCGTTTTGCGAAGATATAG